The following are from one region of the Methylophilus sp. DW102 genome:
- a CDS encoding vWA domain-containing protein translates to MWQAWGQSVITWSGLGESWGLTQVWPLLLLPLTVLPWCMRGQRHFKHPALQGLPEDPLSVWLERAWKISLSTLLLALAIALSGPFLKSQSIEKIGRGAHVMIVLDRSASMNEPFVNKGDAQARQPKMQAAREVLKSLVKQGHEDLMGMVTFSTSPILAAPLGNDRAFVQAALEATEAGGMGFTAVARGLGMALDYFADQPVTGARAIVLVSDGGAHLDGKTQDMLRAMFMRQQASLYWIYLRSENGVTIKQSLAEGENIDAYPEVALHDYFQTLNVPYHVYEAENPQAVMAAVRDIAKLKNKPTRYLEPIARQDLSQYAYGLAWLAALLLIAMVQLELTRWQT, encoded by the coding sequence ATGTGGCAGGCCTGGGGGCAATCCGTCATCACATGGAGCGGCTTGGGGGAGTCATGGGGGCTGACACAGGTGTGGCCCTTGCTGTTATTGCCATTGACCGTATTGCCCTGGTGCATGCGTGGTCAACGGCATTTCAAGCATCCGGCCTTGCAAGGGTTGCCCGAAGACCCGCTCTCCGTCTGGCTGGAACGTGCCTGGAAAATCAGTTTAAGTACTTTGCTGCTGGCACTGGCCATTGCGCTGAGTGGCCCGTTTCTAAAATCGCAATCCATCGAAAAAATTGGGCGCGGTGCGCATGTGATGATTGTGCTGGACCGCAGCGCCAGCATGAACGAGCCGTTTGTGAACAAGGGCGATGCTCAGGCGCGGCAACCGAAAATGCAGGCCGCGCGTGAGGTGTTGAAGTCATTGGTCAAGCAAGGCCATGAAGACCTGATGGGTATGGTGACCTTTAGTACCTCACCGATTCTGGCGGCGCCGTTGGGGAATGACCGGGCGTTTGTGCAAGCTGCACTGGAAGCAACCGAAGCCGGTGGCATGGGTTTCACGGCGGTCGCGCGCGGACTCGGCATGGCGCTCGATTATTTTGCCGATCAGCCGGTGACCGGGGCGCGTGCCATTGTGCTGGTGTCTGATGGCGGTGCACACCTGGATGGCAAAACCCAGGACATGTTGCGTGCCATGTTTATGCGGCAACAGGCCTCTTTGTACTGGATTTACCTGCGCTCTGAAAATGGCGTCACCATCAAGCAAAGCCTGGCCGAAGGCGAGAATATTGACGCCTATCCCGAGGTGGCCTTGCATGACTATTTCCAGACGCTCAATGTGCCTTATCACGTGTATGAGGCAGAAAATCCGCAGGCGGTGATGGCGGCCGTGCGCGATATCGCTAAGCTTAAAAACAAACCAACCCGTTACCTGGAACCGATTGCACGACAAGACTTGAGTCAATACGCCTATGGTCTTGCCTGGCTGGCAGCCTTGCTATTAATCGCGATGGTACAACTGGAGTTAACACGGTGGCAAACATGA
- a CDS encoding vWA domain-containing protein, with protein sequence MMAGFKQLRALLVGSPDNPLASRGLVWRKRCLWLLALLLTLTLFHPQLTLPNRVYDWYFVVDITQSMNVTDYQLNGKSVSRLEMAKQSIRKSLSVLPCGSRVALGMFTERNTVNVVKPVEVCSHFAALDHTVASMDWRMAWAADSFIAHGLYHALEQAPLLGKQMRLLFFTDGQQAPPANPQYLPKFAGKPGEVQGYLVGVGKPTPSKIPKLDEKNAVAGYWEQEEVQRYGNFGMAATLSVLAMERGQHDRNAGHGPGNELLSNAHLSALDEKNLQRLAAETGLHYARLNSVSQPGDWATGLGMTAWRWAKTDLRPWLAVPACLLWLMFMGLTFADSPWLLGMQRMFQRFFKKE encoded by the coding sequence ATGATGGCAGGGTTCAAACAACTCAGGGCTTTGCTCGTTGGCAGCCCTGACAATCCACTAGCATCGCGCGGGCTGGTCTGGCGCAAGCGTTGCCTGTGGCTGCTGGCGCTGTTGCTCACGCTCACGCTTTTTCACCCGCAACTGACTTTACCCAACCGCGTGTATGACTGGTACTTTGTGGTGGATATCACACAAAGCATGAATGTGACTGACTATCAGCTGAATGGGAAAAGTGTCAGCCGCCTGGAGATGGCCAAGCAAAGCATACGCAAATCCTTGTCTGTGCTGCCGTGTGGCTCACGCGTGGCGCTGGGCATGTTTACCGAGCGCAATACGGTCAATGTGGTGAAGCCGGTGGAGGTGTGCAGCCATTTTGCCGCGCTGGATCATACCGTCGCCAGCATGGATTGGCGCATGGCGTGGGCGGCGGATTCGTTTATCGCCCATGGCCTTTATCACGCGCTGGAACAGGCGCCGTTGTTAGGCAAACAGATGCGCCTGCTATTTTTTACCGACGGCCAGCAAGCGCCACCGGCCAATCCGCAATACCTGCCCAAATTCGCAGGCAAACCAGGCGAGGTGCAAGGCTATCTGGTGGGCGTGGGCAAACCCACACCAAGCAAAATCCCCAAACTGGATGAAAAAAACGCAGTGGCGGGCTACTGGGAGCAAGAAGAGGTGCAGCGCTATGGCAATTTCGGCATGGCGGCCACGCTATCGGTGCTGGCCATGGAGCGAGGCCAGCATGACCGTAATGCCGGGCATGGGCCGGGTAACGAACTCTTAAGCAATGCCCATTTATCTGCGCTGGATGAAAAAAATCTGCAGCGGCTCGCTGCCGAGACCGGCTTGCATTACGCCCGCCTCAATAGCGTCTCGCAACCTGGCGACTGGGCGACCGGCTTGGGCATGACGGCCTGGCGCTGGGCCAAAACCGATTTGCGGCCCTGGCTGGCGGTGCCTGCCTGCCTATTGTGGCTCATGTTTATGGGGCTGACGTTTGCCGATAGCCCCTGGCTGCTCGGCATGCAGCGGATGTTTCAACGATTTTTTAAGAAGGAGTAG
- a CDS encoding SRPBCC family protein: MKWSLCGMMMLLSVQAWAHGPTPQKTDESIQVNASADAVWKRVSSPCSLAQWHPQVTACEPVNDTQQKLTLKNGKQLMQEIDEVSAADMTVSYRLFGDIDLEALPVSSLNGKIKVAADGSNAKVTWSARYYRAFTGNEPPAGQDDESAKNAVDAFVKAGLQGLKEGRQNAAANTQGWRQKLCASLRPLFKRMGSSLCA, translated from the coding sequence ATGAAGTGGTCTTTATGCGGAATGATGATGTTATTAAGTGTGCAAGCCTGGGCGCACGGGCCTACACCGCAAAAAACGGATGAATCCATCCAGGTCAACGCATCGGCTGACGCGGTATGGAAACGTGTCAGCAGCCCTTGCAGCCTGGCGCAATGGCATCCGCAAGTCACTGCCTGCGAGCCGGTGAATGATACCCAGCAAAAACTGACCCTGAAAAACGGCAAGCAGTTGATGCAGGAAATCGACGAAGTGTCTGCGGCAGACATGACCGTGTCTTATCGTCTGTTTGGCGACATTGATCTGGAAGCGCTGCCTGTGAGTTCTTTGAACGGCAAAATCAAAGTTGCTGCTGATGGCAGCAACGCCAAAGTGACCTGGAGTGCCCGTTATTACCGCGCCTTTACTGGCAATGAACCACCTGCAGGCCAGGATGATGAATCCGCCAAAAATGCGGTAGACGCCTTTGTCAAAGCCGGTTTGCAAGGGCTGAAAGAAGGCCGCCAGAATGCAGCGGCAAACACCCAGGGTTGGCGCCAAAAACTCTGCGCCAGCTTGCGCCCTTTGTTTAAACGCATGGGTTCCAGCCTGTGTGCATAA
- a CDS encoding thioredoxin family protein, translated as MQTTNPSDPQSNLASTQTAAVVQTLASQAQFNAWVQAHPLAVVLFTAEWCEPCQHFAPVLAAVAAQHPQVAFAVADVDVATDLVANFQVTQVPALMTVRDRVIIDMVRGAMQAHELQHHLQMWQALDMRAINAHFSQQSASAIA; from the coding sequence ATGCAAACAACCAACCCTTCAGATCCGCAATCCAATCTGGCATCTACCCAAACCGCTGCCGTGGTGCAGACACTGGCAAGCCAGGCGCAATTCAATGCGTGGGTGCAGGCGCATCCGCTCGCCGTGGTATTGTTCACGGCCGAATGGTGTGAGCCTTGCCAGCACTTTGCCCCCGTCCTGGCAGCGGTTGCCGCCCAGCATCCACAAGTCGCGTTTGCGGTAGCCGATGTTGATGTCGCCACCGATCTGGTCGCCAATTTCCAGGTGACACAAGTGCCTGCACTCATGACGGTGCGTGATCGCGTCATCATTGATATGGTCAGGGGCGCCATGCAGGCGCATGAGCTGCAGCACCACCTGCAAATGTGGCAAGCGCTGGATATGCGCGCCATCAACGCACATTTCTCGCAACAGAGCGCCTCTGCTATTGCATGA
- a CDS encoding YncE family protein, translated as MSACWRLRLKALSVTLSLCFTLGASAAEFAYITNQGEHTVSVVDLRQLQVIKTIAVGQSPVGVAIHPQQKKVYVSNVDGRSISVIDITRQQVVQTLELPIAPVGLAVNQAGNRLYVADWYHHSLLVVEPVHGQVLATIEVGQAPGGLQLSRDGQTLYVANRDSNDVSVVDTRANKELRRIKVGEHPFGLGLSPDGKQLYVVNVYSNSVSVIDTHDQRVVATLSVGRHPYCVTTDPQGQRLFVTNTGEDSVSVIDLASQRPLAKIRVPGTPEGIAFDRQQQQLVVTSWMDNVVAVIDGQRLDSPRQVKVGAQPRAFGGFVFEAGE; from the coding sequence GTGAGCGCGTGCTGGCGCCTGCGCTTGAAAGCGTTGTCGGTTACGCTCAGTCTTTGTTTTACGCTGGGCGCATCCGCGGCAGAGTTCGCCTATATCACCAATCAGGGAGAGCACACGGTTTCGGTCGTAGACCTGCGCCAACTGCAGGTGATCAAAACCATCGCGGTCGGTCAATCGCCGGTCGGCGTCGCTATTCATCCTCAACAGAAAAAAGTATACGTGAGCAATGTCGATGGCCGTTCAATCTCGGTGATAGACATCACGCGGCAGCAAGTGGTGCAGACCCTAGAGCTGCCGATTGCCCCGGTCGGACTGGCCGTGAATCAGGCCGGTAACCGTTTATATGTGGCTGACTGGTATCACCATAGTTTGCTGGTGGTTGAGCCCGTGCACGGGCAAGTGCTGGCGACTATAGAAGTGGGGCAGGCACCAGGCGGCTTGCAGTTAAGTCGCGATGGCCAGACGCTCTACGTGGCGAATCGCGACAGTAATGATGTGAGCGTGGTCGACACGCGCGCGAACAAAGAACTGCGCAGAATTAAAGTGGGCGAGCACCCGTTCGGTTTGGGGCTGAGCCCCGATGGCAAGCAGCTGTATGTGGTGAATGTCTATTCAAACTCAGTGAGTGTGATAGACACGCATGACCAGCGTGTGGTGGCCACGCTTAGCGTGGGGCGGCACCCTTACTGTGTGACCACAGACCCGCAAGGGCAGCGCTTGTTCGTCACCAACACCGGCGAAGATAGCGTCAGCGTGATCGATCTGGCCAGCCAGCGGCCGCTAGCTAAAATTCGCGTCCCCGGCACGCCCGAAGGTATTGCTTTTGACCGCCAGCAACAGCAGCTCGTGGTCACCAGCTGGATGGACAACGTCGTAGCCGTCATTGATGGGCAGCGCCTGGACTCGCCGCGACAGGTCAAGGTTGGGGCACAGCCGCGCGCCTTCGGTGGATTTGTGTTTGAGGCTGGCGAATGA
- a CDS encoding beta-propeller fold lactonase family protein — protein MQYVRLLTLTAGLLASLTLSAQPLAYVPNEKDGTVSVIDTSTDEVINTLPNKGKLGKKVQAAAIHPSNQKLYVVVRDKNAVSVVDTQLGKQTALIKVGDEPEGIDISPDGKLLAACLEEENAVSLVDLQTNKLKHTIKTQGKNPEHCVFSPDQQWLLASNEESNNVDVINLNTLKSEHLIASTKHPRGVGFSPDGKWAYVANEAASLLEIVSTADWKVQANIKVGLRSNGVKVNADGSRIYVSNGGDHNLSVIDTATREVIATIPVGQRPWNMALTPDGKKLYVANGRSNNVSVIDTQTNAKLKDIAVGNLPWGVVIH, from the coding sequence ATGCAATACGTTCGATTGTTGACCCTCACCGCAGGCCTGCTAGCCAGCCTCACCCTCAGTGCCCAACCGCTCGCTTATGTCCCCAACGAAAAAGACGGCACGGTCTCGGTGATTGATACCAGCACCGACGAAGTCATCAACACCCTGCCCAACAAAGGCAAGCTCGGCAAAAAAGTGCAGGCTGCCGCCATCCACCCCAGCAACCAAAAACTCTACGTCGTTGTGCGCGATAAAAATGCCGTCTCGGTGGTAGACACCCAGCTCGGCAAACAAACTGCCCTGATCAAAGTCGGCGACGAACCAGAAGGCATTGATATTTCACCCGACGGAAAATTGCTGGCCGCCTGCCTGGAAGAAGAAAACGCGGTCTCGCTGGTAGACCTGCAAACCAACAAACTCAAACACACCATCAAAACCCAGGGCAAAAATCCCGAGCATTGCGTGTTTTCACCCGACCAGCAATGGCTGCTTGCCAGCAATGAAGAAAGCAACAATGTCGATGTGATTAACCTCAATACACTCAAGTCAGAACACCTGATCGCATCCACCAAACACCCGCGCGGTGTTGGCTTCAGCCCCGATGGCAAATGGGCTTATGTCGCAAATGAAGCCGCCAGCCTGCTAGAGATAGTCTCTACCGCCGACTGGAAAGTGCAAGCCAATATCAAGGTCGGCCTGCGCTCTAACGGCGTTAAGGTTAATGCCGATGGCAGCCGTATTTATGTCAGCAACGGCGGCGATCATAATCTCAGTGTCATTGACACCGCCACCCGCGAAGTCATCGCCACGATCCCAGTCGGCCAACGTCCCTGGAATATGGCACTGACACCGGATGGTAAAAAACTCTATGTCGCCAATGGCCGTAGTAATAACGTCTCGGTGATTGATACTCAAACCAATGCCAAGCTGAAGGATATTGCGGTGGGGAATTTGCCTTGGGGAGTGGTGATTCATTAA
- a CDS encoding transposase, translating to MSRYRRANTAGATYFFTVVTYRRQRFLCDDDVRDALKNAIQKVRTDHPFTIDAWVLLPDHIHSIWTLPPKDANFALRWQLIKRYVSRACGARLNHTEWMSASKTKHRESTIWQRRYWEHQIRDDNDYAKHMDYLHFNPLKHGLVNNLKDWPYSTFHRYVKASVYDEHWGVGLDFVDGVYGDV from the coding sequence ATGTCACGTTATCGTCGCGCTAATACTGCTGGAGCCACTTACTTTTTCACTGTTGTGACTTACCGTAGGCAAAGATTTCTTTGTGATGATGATGTGCGTGATGCCTTAAAAAATGCTATCCAAAAAGTCCGCACTGACCATCCATTTACAATCGATGCATGGGTTTTGTTGCCAGACCATATTCATTCCATATGGACGCTACCACCCAAAGATGCAAACTTTGCGCTTCGTTGGCAACTCATCAAACGTTATGTGAGCCGTGCTTGCGGTGCGCGTTTAAACCACACTGAATGGATGTCAGCATCCAAAACAAAACATCGTGAATCGACCATTTGGCAACGCCGTTATTGGGAGCATCAAATTCGCGATGATAACGACTATGCAAAGCATATGGATTATTTGCATTTCAACCCGCTTAAGCATGGGTTGGTGAACAATTTGAAAGATTGGCCTTATTCAACATTTCACCGATATGTTAAAGCCAGTGTTTATGATGAGCATTGGGGAGTGGGGCTAGATTTTGTGGACGGAGTGTATGGTGACGTATAA
- a CDS encoding ATP-binding protein: MMKSLSLQFKLNLIITLLLLGLLLTWAVSVVKNAREDVLAEVQSTSNLVMHLLDAEIAHYMTDFGWLQHNQQEGVQIFRLDELKNIRHLKVDFYDNNGRLRESNRSTRMAHSGEDPPKWFVKLLDISSVLNEPKRKNIILNGRFIGELVITPDPSFELREIWDDTSGLLAIVSLFGLSVLLFVYWTVRATFKPVKQIIHGLNQIERGEYQSRLPGFEQVELSEISDKFNSMASTLEQSIRNNHRLTQQIIHLQEEERKKLARDLHDEIGQYLTAVHVDASALVAAKKLSSARESAQAIAQITRQMMVTIQDILSRLRPRVLDELGLSLALAELIHHWRDRNRGIMVVNQISNHLSQPDEALSVTVYRILQECLTNISKHAAATRVTIEVKETENGLYLMVEDDGRGFDPQSQTRGYGLAGMQERVEGLMGRMHIHTAPGQGTRIEIHFQMTEAFQEAAV, translated from the coding sequence ATGATGAAATCTCTCAGCCTTCAATTCAAACTAAATCTGATTATTACCCTGTTGTTGCTTGGGTTGCTGCTGACGTGGGCGGTGTCGGTGGTTAAAAACGCGCGCGAGGATGTACTGGCGGAGGTGCAGTCGACGAGTAATCTGGTGATGCATTTGCTGGATGCGGAGATTGCCCATTACATGACGGACTTTGGCTGGTTGCAGCATAACCAGCAAGAAGGGGTGCAGATTTTCCGGCTGGATGAGTTGAAGAATATCCGCCATTTGAAGGTGGATTTTTACGATAACAATGGTCGGTTGCGCGAATCTAACCGCAGTACGCGCATGGCACATAGCGGGGAAGATCCCCCCAAATGGTTTGTGAAGTTGCTGGATATTTCGAGTGTGCTGAATGAGCCCAAGCGCAAAAATATCATTTTGAATGGACGCTTTATTGGGGAGCTGGTGATTACGCCGGACCCTAGTTTTGAGTTGCGCGAGATTTGGGATGATACGTCTGGCTTGCTTGCGATTGTCAGTTTGTTTGGCTTGAGTGTGCTGCTGTTTGTGTATTGGACGGTGCGGGCGACGTTTAAGCCGGTTAAGCAGATTATTCATGGCTTGAACCAGATTGAGCGCGGTGAATACCAGAGCCGCTTACCGGGCTTTGAGCAGGTGGAGTTGAGCGAGATTAGCGACAAGTTCAACAGTATGGCGAGTACGCTTGAACAAAGCATCCGCAATAACCACCGCTTGACCCAGCAGATTATTCATTTGCAGGAAGAAGAGCGAAAAAAACTTGCGCGCGATTTGCATGATGAGATTGGTCAGTATCTGACCGCGGTGCATGTGGATGCGAGTGCGCTGGTGGCGGCGAAAAAGCTGAGCTCAGCGCGGGAGAGTGCGCAGGCGATTGCGCAGATTACGCGGCAAATGATGGTGACGATACAGGATATTTTGTCGCGCTTGCGTCCGCGTGTGCTGGATGAATTGGGGTTGAGCCTGGCGCTGGCGGAGTTGATTCATCACTGGCGCGACCGCAATCGCGGCATTATGGTGGTGAATCAGATTTCTAACCATTTGTCGCAGCCGGATGAAGCGCTGTCGGTGACGGTGTACCGCATTTTGCAGGAGTGTTTGACCAATATCAGCAAGCACGCCGCCGCGACACGGGTGACGATTGAGGTGAAGGAGACGGAAAACGGCCTTTACCTGATGGTGGAGGATGACGGACGGGGCTTTGATCCGCAGTCACAAACGCGCGGGTACGGCTTGGCCGGGATGCAAGAGCGAGTAGAGGGCTTGATGGGGCGCATGCATATTCATACGGCGCCTGGTCAGGGGACGCGCATAGAAATCCATTTTCAGATGACAGAAGCATTTCAGGAAGCAGCGGTATGA
- a CDS encoding response regulator transcription factor → MTVKVVLVDDHTVVRSGLRRLLESHKSIEIIAEADTGEQAYQVYGEVMPDVMLMDISMPGMGGLEAAKRILQRYPQARIVIFSMHEAVSFAAQALKTGVKGYVTKTGVAEDLVQAVLDVSKGRTFLSQDVAQKVALQTLVGDSNPLQQLTSREFEVFRLLAEGKRADEVADMLKISQKTVANYYTLIKQKLSVNSPVEMVRLAMKHGLIDAS, encoded by the coding sequence ATGACAGTCAAGGTGGTGTTGGTAGATGATCACACAGTGGTGCGATCAGGGTTAAGGCGCCTGCTTGAAAGCCACAAGTCGATAGAAATTATCGCCGAGGCGGATACGGGCGAACAGGCTTATCAGGTGTATGGTGAGGTCATGCCTGATGTGATGCTCATGGATATCTCCATGCCAGGCATGGGCGGGCTAGAAGCCGCCAAGCGTATTTTGCAGCGCTACCCGCAAGCCAGGATCGTCATTTTCTCTATGCATGAGGCCGTTTCGTTTGCCGCGCAGGCGCTCAAAACCGGCGTCAAAGGCTATGTGACTAAAACTGGCGTGGCTGAAGACCTGGTACAAGCCGTGCTGGATGTGTCCAAAGGGCGCACGTTTTTAAGTCAGGATGTGGCGCAGAAAGTCGCGTTACAAACCCTGGTGGGCGACAGTAATCCGCTCCAACAGCTGACGTCACGAGAGTTTGAGGTGTTTCGGCTGCTGGCCGAGGGCAAACGGGCGGATGAGGTGGCAGACATGCTGAAAATCAGCCAAAAAACCGTGGCCAATTACTACACCCTGATTAAGCAGAAGCTCTCTGTGAACAGCCCGGTAGAAATGGTCAGGCTGGCCATGAAACATGGGCTGATTGATGCCAGTTAA
- a CDS encoding Y-family DNA polymerase has product MPMNATDCPSMHARTIALVDVNNFYVSCERVFKPALRQRPVVVLSNNDGCVVSRSAEAKALGIAMGAPWFQIRKQAERAGVIAFSSNYALYADMSNRVMSILRQFSPAQEIYSIDECFLELTGFTRRDLTEYAQTLRQTILRGTGLPVCVGIGASKTLAKLANHCAKHTPAMQGVCNFNTLTPTAVDARLAEIQVDEVWGIGRRLAATLHARPLAIHTAYDLKYSDAETMRRRFSVVMEKTIRELNGTVCLELEEVRGPQQQILSTRSFGQPVREIEGLSEALTLYTTRAAEKLRKKQLFAGSVYVYIRTSPFREDSRFYSNALTVPLPVATHDTRQLVKAALWALRRIYQPGHDYAKAGVSLGELVPAQAIQQDLFHSSPQADNTARLMQAMDAINRKMGRATLRLASEGRQQPWQMKQMRKSPSYTTNWKDLLCVD; this is encoded by the coding sequence ATGCCAATGAACGCGACAGACTGCCCAAGCATGCATGCACGCACCATTGCACTGGTTGATGTGAATAACTTTTACGTGAGCTGTGAGCGCGTGTTTAAACCCGCATTGCGCCAACGGCCAGTGGTGGTATTGAGCAATAACGATGGCTGCGTGGTCTCGCGCAGCGCCGAAGCCAAAGCGCTGGGCATCGCCATGGGCGCGCCCTGGTTCCAGATTCGCAAGCAGGCAGAACGCGCTGGCGTCATTGCCTTCTCCTCTAACTATGCCTTGTATGCAGACATGAGCAACCGCGTCATGTCCATCTTGCGTCAGTTCAGTCCGGCACAGGAGATTTACTCCATCGACGAATGCTTTCTGGAGCTGACCGGGTTTACGCGGCGCGATTTGACCGAGTATGCACAAACCTTGCGACAAACCATCTTGCGCGGCACCGGTTTACCGGTGTGTGTCGGCATAGGCGCCAGCAAAACGCTGGCTAAACTCGCCAATCACTGCGCCAAGCATACCCCTGCCATGCAAGGCGTATGCAATTTCAACACCCTGACGCCAACCGCGGTAGATGCCCGTCTCGCCGAAATACAGGTGGATGAAGTCTGGGGAATCGGCCGCCGCCTGGCCGCCACGCTGCATGCACGTCCGCTAGCGATTCACACCGCCTATGACCTCAAATACAGTGATGCCGAAACCATGCGCAGGCGCTTTAGCGTGGTGATGGAAAAAACCATCCGTGAACTGAATGGCACCGTGTGCCTGGAACTCGAAGAAGTGCGCGGGCCTCAGCAACAAATTTTGAGCACACGCAGCTTTGGCCAGCCGGTCAGAGAAATCGAAGGCCTGTCTGAAGCGCTGACGTTGTACACGACCCGTGCTGCAGAAAAGTTACGCAAAAAACAGCTGTTTGCTGGCAGTGTGTATGTGTATATCCGCACCAGCCCCTTCCGCGAGGATAGCCGCTTTTACAGCAATGCCCTCACCGTGCCACTACCGGTGGCCACGCACGATACCCGGCAACTGGTCAAAGCGGCACTCTGGGCACTCAGGCGCATTTACCAGCCCGGACACGACTATGCCAAAGCCGGCGTGTCCTTGGGCGAATTGGTGCCTGCGCAGGCGATACAACAGGATTTGTTTCATTCAAGCCCGCAAGCCGACAACACTGCGCGGCTGATGCAGGCCATGGACGCAATTAACCGCAAAATGGGCAGAGCCACCTTGCGGCTGGCAAGCGAAGGCCGGCAACAGCCCTGGCAAATGAAGCAAATGCGCAAGAGCCCGAGTTATACGACCAACTGGAAAGACCTGCTGTGTGTGGATTGA
- the pqqA gene encoding pyrroloquinoline quinone precursor peptide PqqA has translation MWTKPAATEMRFGFEVTMYVMNK, from the coding sequence ATGTGGACTAAACCAGCTGCAACTGAAATGCGTTTCGGTTTTGAAGTAACCATGTACGTCATGAACAAATAA
- a CDS encoding alpha/beta hydrolase, with translation MARQNTPASHWTDGVCRANGINIHYLRTGGNKPTIIALHGLAGNSVCWSPIARALEQHYDIIMPDARGHGQSSAPLHGYTYQDHANDVIELIRTLGIKSPYLLGHSMGGMTAAMVASRLGLAINGVILADPTFLSAEWPHEVYHRQLVEQHQQMLTSSKEALFKADKAKHRFRASAIIEHLIEARLQTSLQAFDVLIPPNPEFDELIRNIYVPTLMLLGSEGVVSAETARALHRINPDLQYKVIQDAGHGLPYDEPARLAAAIHAFLKPKTAAKPRLQATPGMFSMRAAYAY, from the coding sequence ATGGCACGTCAAAATACCCCTGCTTCTCACTGGACAGATGGCGTTTGCAGAGCAAACGGTATCAACATTCACTACCTGCGCACTGGCGGCAACAAACCGACCATCATTGCCTTGCATGGCCTGGCCGGCAACAGCGTATGCTGGTCACCCATCGCCCGCGCGCTGGAGCAACACTATGACATCATCATGCCGGATGCGCGCGGCCACGGCCAATCCAGCGCGCCCCTGCATGGCTACACCTATCAAGACCACGCCAATGATGTGATTGAGCTGATCCGCACGCTGGGCATCAAATCGCCCTACCTGCTCGGCCACTCCATGGGGGGCATGACCGCGGCCATGGTCGCCAGCAGACTCGGCCTGGCGATCAATGGCGTGATTTTGGCAGACCCAACCTTTCTGAGTGCAGAGTGGCCGCATGAGGTCTATCACCGCCAGCTGGTTGAGCAACATCAACAAATGCTGACTTCCAGCAAGGAAGCGTTATTTAAAGCAGACAAGGCGAAACACCGTTTTCGCGCCTCGGCCATTATCGAGCACCTGATAGAAGCCAGACTGCAAACCAGCCTGCAAGCATTTGATGTGCTGATTCCACCGAATCCAGAGTTTGATGAGCTGATCCGCAATATTTATGTGCCCACCTTAATGCTGCTTGGCAGCGAAGGCGTGGTCTCTGCGGAAACGGCACGCGCCTTGCACCGCATCAATCCTGATCTGCAATACAAGGTCATTCAGGATGCAGGGCACGGGCTGCCATACGATGAACCCGCCCGTTTGGCGGCAGCGATTCATGCCTTCCTCAAACCAAAAACCGCCGCCAAACCGCGCCTGCAGGCGACACCGGGCATGTTCTCCATGCGCGCAGCCTACGCCTATTAA
- the umuD gene encoding translesion error-prone DNA polymerase V autoproteolytic subunit translates to MNDEDNTHGGKRAGAGRKSGTGTYREETSVMRVPNSQKPVISDFLEAYAKKQRLAQLKDHLDRIEEFTQLSAELDQVSLPLFESKVPAGLPSPADDHVDARMDPNAYLINKADKTFFVTIQGESMIEVGLMPGDKAVIEKDKVPAVGDIVLAMIDGEFTVKTLAKQKDGMPKLLPANSSGRYAPILISQHMQFEIWGVVTGSFRKF, encoded by the coding sequence ATGAACGATGAAGACAATACACACGGCGGCAAAAGAGCGGGCGCCGGGCGCAAGTCAGGCACAGGCACCTACCGGGAAGAAACCTCGGTCATGCGCGTGCCTAACAGCCAAAAGCCGGTCATCAGCGACTTTCTGGAGGCCTACGCAAAAAAACAGCGGTTGGCGCAGCTGAAAGACCATCTTGATCGCATTGAAGAATTTACACAGTTATCAGCTGAGCTTGACCAGGTCAGTTTGCCGCTGTTTGAGTCCAAAGTGCCCGCCGGATTACCGTCCCCTGCTGACGACCATGTCGATGCACGCATGGACCCGAATGCCTATCTGATCAACAAGGCCGACAAAACCTTCTTTGTCACGATACAAGGCGAATCCATGATTGAGGTGGGCCTCATGCCTGGCGATAAAGCCGTGATTGAAAAAGACAAGGTGCCCGCTGTGGGCGATATTGTGCTAGCAATGATTGATGGCGAATTTACGGTCAAAACCCTGGCCAAACAAAAAGATGGTATGCCCAAGTTATTACCCGCTAATTCATCAGGAAGATACGCCCCTATCCTGATCTCGCAACACATGCAGTTTGAAATCTGGGGCGTGGTGACTGGTTCTTTTAGAAAGTTTTAA